Below is a genomic region from Gillisia sp. Hel_I_86.
TACTGTTCTCATAAATAGGGATATTTTTAACATCTATTTCCAGATAGCCAGTAAGCGTGATAGGACTAACAATAACTTCTTCCAAAGCAATTCCCAGTTCGGTCATTTTTACTTTTACGCTTCCGTATTTCAACCAGTCATTGGTTACTCGAACCTGAATGGTCCTAAAACCTAAATAGGAAAAGTATAAGGTGTCATTTACGGTTGCCAGGAGCTCAAAATCACCTTCTTCAGAAGTGGTAGTACCTTTGACCTGGTTAAGGTTCACGATATTTACATTTTCTAAAGGAACATCATTGGAGGCATTCAAAACCTTACCCGTAACAATATCTTGCGCGTTTACAACAGCGCTGAGGGCGAAAAATGCAATAAAAAGTAATAAGGTAAATTTTCTCATGAAAGTAGCATACAATGGGAGGAATGTACAGTAAAAAGCATACCAAACTCCTCCCAAGGTTTATTTATTTATGATTTATTGGATTTTCTACGATTTACTGAGCTGATAATGTTCTTTTTTCTGCTTCCACCTCTTCCCGAGGATTGACCAGTACTTCCAGAATCTGAAGATCTTCTTCTGCTAGACCCTTCAGAAGATTTACTATCGTTTCTAGTGAAAGAAGGCTTATCAGATCTTCTTCTCCCACCAGATTCAGAGGAGCTATCGCTTCTTCTAGATTTAAAGTCTCCACTGCTTTTACCGCGACTTCTATTGCGATCACCGCCACCTGAAGATCTTCTTCGGCCACCGCGACCAGTGTCTTGTGAAACCTCCACATTTACACTTCTTCCTTGATGTTGTACATTTTCGAAAGTAGCGATCACCTTTTCTGCCATTTCAGAACTGGTATTGAAGAAAGAAAAACTCTCTTTAACATCTACTCTAGACACATCATCCCTTCCAAGGTCCAAGGTTTCTTTAATATAATCTTTTAGGGACATCCAATCAAAATCATCTTTGGTTCCAACATTAATGAAATAACGTGTGCTATCCCCATTAGAACCCGAATCCCTATCCCTGGAATTTGAAACTTTAGAATTAAGATCTGCTGCGTTCTTGTAATGATTGAAGAATCTGGTAAATTCTACAGAAAATACCTTTTTAATGATCTCTTCCTTGGTTAAACCTTCCAAAACCGTCTCTATACTTGGTAGATAAGGGTCTATGTCATGATTGATCTCTGTGTTCTTAATATCATTTGCCAAGTGAAAAAGTTGAACTTCACAAATTTTCATTCCATCTGGAATTTCTTTTTGTTCGAAGTTTTTCTTTATAATGCGCTCTATGCTCTTGATCTTTCTAAGTTCACTTTTGGAAACAATTACCATTGAGATACCAGTTTTCCCGGCTCTACCAGTTCTACCACTTCTATGGGTATAGATTTCTGGTTCATCTGGCAATTGGTAGTTGATCACGTGGGTAATATCATCTACATCAATTCCACGAGCGGCAACATCTGTTGCAACCAACATTTGGATCTGGCGGTTTCTAAAACTCTTCATTACCATATCACGTTGGTTCTGACTAAGATCCCCGTGTATTGCAGCAGCATTATAACCATCTTCAACTAAATTCTCGGCAACTTTTTGAGTATCCCTCTTTGTTCTACAAAAGATCACAGAGAAAATTTCTGGATTAGCATCTGCTAACCTCCTTAAAGCGGCATATCTGTCGCGGGTATTCACCAAATAGTACTCATGGGAAACATTGGAAGTACTTTCATTTTTGTTTCCAACTGTAATTTCTACAGGAGAACGCATGAATTTTTTAGCAATGGTAGATACTTCTCTAGGCATGGTAGCAGAGAACAACCATGTGCTTTTTTCATTTGGAGTATGAGATAAGATATTTGTAATATCTTCAAAGAATCCCATATTCAACATTTCATCTGCTTCATCCAAGATGCAGTACTCAATTTTAGAAATATCAACCAACTTACGTTTGATCATATCTTGCATTCTTCCCGGGGTAGCAACGATTATTTGTGCTCCACGACGAATTTGCTGGGCTTGATCTGTAATGCTTGCTCCACCATAAATAGCAACTGTATTTAATCCTGGTGTAAACTTTCCGTAATTTTTAAGCTCATTTGTGATTTGTAAACACAATTCCCTGGTTGGGGAAAGAATCAATCCTTGTGTATGCTTACTTTGTGCGTTGATCTTGTGGATGAGTGGAAAACCAAAAGCGGCGGTTTTTCCTGTACCTGTTTGGGCAAGTGCAACCATATCGGTGTCTTCTTGCAATAAAATTGGAATCGCTTTTTCCTGTACCTCACTCGGCTCTGTAAAGCCCATTTCCTCAACAGCTTTAAGTATGGCAGGATTTAATCCTAATTGTTCAAATTTATTCATATAAAATTTTAATAAGTTGCAAAGGTACGATTTCCTTTACAGCTTACACCAAAATTCTTAAATGAATATCTCCCAACTATTTAGCTAAGTATTCTATGAGATTTCGAAGTGCTTTTCCGCGATGACTATGCTTGGATTTTTCTTCCATTTCCATTTCTCCAAAGGATTTTTCAGAATTATTTGGCTGAAAAACAGCATCGTAACCAAAACCGTGTTCCCCTTTTCGCTCTTTTAATATGGTTCCTTCACATACACCTGTAAACAATAATTCGTGGCCCTCCAGGTTCAATGCGATCACGGTTTTAAACCGAGCCTCCCGATTTTCCCTATTTTCAAGATTGGCAAGCAGCTTATCTATATTTGCCTCATTGTCCTTATGCGTTCCCGCATACCTTGCCGAATGCACTCCCGGTTCTCCATTAAGCGCTTTTACTTCCAATCCTGTGTCATCTGCAAAACAATCCATGTGGTAATGTTCTTTCACAAAATTTGCTTTTAAAATAGCGTTTCCATCTATGGTATCTGCCGTTTCGGGAATTTCTTCAAAACACCCTATATCATCTAAGGAAAGCAGCGTAATATCCTTTGGGAACAATGCCTGTACTTCCTGTAGCTTGTTTTTGTTGTGGGTAGCGAATACAAGTTTCATATAATAGTAGTTATTTGTGGTGGTAGGGCTCGTTCTTTAAAATAGTAAAGGCCCTGTATAATTGTTCCGTAAAAAAAAGCCGCACCATTTGGTGCGAAAATGTCATTTTCGATAAGGATAGCCTACTGTCGGCTCTTTTATAAACTTCTTCAGAAAATCCATATGGCCCCCCAATTACAAAAACCACTTGTTTTAATCCGCTGTTGAATCGCTTCTGAATAAATTCGGAAAAATCGACAGAACTCAGTTGTTTTCCATTTTCATCTAAGAGCACCACAAAATCTGAAGCAGGTATTTTATTCAGAAGCAGTTCTCCCTCTTTAAGTTTCTGTTGATTTTCATCTAGATTTTTAGCTTTTTTGAGATCCGGGACCAGTTCAATTTCAAATTTGTTATAAAACTGAAGCCGTTTCACATAAACATCCGTTAAATTTTGAAGGGTTTTATCATCTGTTTTACCTATACCAAGTAATTTTATGGTCATTTTACTAATACTTTGCTACATTTACAAAAATAACCATTGCGATGATTTCACAGGCACAATTTCAAAAGGAAATTGAATTAATTATTTCCAATGCGGTAAGAGAAGATGTTGGGGAAGGCGACCACAGTTCTTTGGCGTGTATTCCAAAAGAAGCAAAAGGTAAAGCCAAACTACTCGTAAAGGATAACGGTATAATTGCCGGAGTGGAGTTTGCAAAGCAGGTTTTTAAGTATATAGACCCAGATCTAAAAGTGGACACTTTAATTGAAGATGGGCAAAGGGTTCAAAAAAGGGACATTGTCTTTTATGTAGAAGGTCCTTCTCAATCTATTTTGAAAGCAGAGCGTTTGGTCTTGAACGCGATGCAGCGTATGAGTGCTATTGCCACCAAAACGAACGAATTTGTAAAGAAGCTGGAAGGCACAAAAACTCAAATCTTGGATACTAGAAAGACGACTCCGGGGATCAGGGCTCTAGAGAAATGGGCGGTTAAAATTGGGGGAGGTGAAAACCATAGATTTGCCCTTTACGATATGATCATGTTAAAGGACAATCATATAGACTTTGCAGGAGGAATCACGCAAGCTATAGATAAAACCAAGGCATATCTTAAAAATAATGATCTCGATCTTAAAATTATTGTGGAAGCAAGGGATTTAGCAGAAATTCAAGAAATATTAAAAAGTGATGGAATCTATAGGATTCTTATAGATAACTTTAATTACGAGGAGACAAAAAAGGCTGTACAGGCAATCAATACAAAATGCCTTACAGAATCCAGTGGTGGAATTACCTTGGAGACTGTGAGGAAATATGCTGAATGTGGAGTGGATTATGTTTCTAGTGGCGCATTAACTCATTCTGTATACAATATGGACCTCAGTTTAAAAGCGGTATAATGCATGCAAGCTAAAAAACCTTCCAAATCATTATTAGTTAGAATATCTGAGGCTTGGGAGTATAGAACTAAA
It encodes:
- the nadC gene encoding carboxylating nicotinate-nucleotide diphosphorylase — translated: MISQAQFQKEIELIISNAVREDVGEGDHSSLACIPKEAKGKAKLLVKDNGIIAGVEFAKQVFKYIDPDLKVDTLIEDGQRVQKRDIVFYVEGPSQSILKAERLVLNAMQRMSAIATKTNEFVKKLEGTKTQILDTRKTTPGIRALEKWAVKIGGGENHRFALYDMIMLKDNHIDFAGGITQAIDKTKAYLKNNDLDLKIIVEARDLAEIQEILKSDGIYRILIDNFNYEETKKAVQAINTKCLTESSGGITLETVRKYAECGVDYVSSGALTHSVYNMDLSLKAV
- a CDS encoding carboxypeptidase-like regulatory domain-containing protein, whose product is MRKFTLLLFIAFFALSAVVNAQDIVTGKVLNASNDVPLENVNIVNLNQVKGTTTSEEGDFELLATVNDTLYFSYLGFRTIQVRVTNDWLKYGSVKVKMTELGIALEEVIVSPITLTGYLEIDVKNIPIYENSRYSISGLNSGYEGGSYSPGAAAKALGAIFNPADALYNLFGNKPRQMKKLRQMKEDDEIRKLLQTKFDRQTLAAVLQISAVEIEEILARCNYSKDFMNSANDLQILDAISGCYEEYKVLKR
- a CDS encoding non-canonical purine NTP diphosphatase, whose translation is MKLVFATHNKNKLQEVQALFPKDITLLSLDDIGCFEEIPETADTIDGNAILKANFVKEHYHMDCFADDTGLEVKALNGEPGVHSARYAGTHKDNEANIDKLLANLENRENREARFKTVIALNLEGHELLFTGVCEGTILKERKGEHGFGYDAVFQPNNSEKSFGEMEMEEKSKHSHRGKALRNLIEYLAK
- the rlmH gene encoding 23S rRNA (pseudouridine(1915)-N(3))-methyltransferase RlmH, which translates into the protein MTIKLLGIGKTDDKTLQNLTDVYVKRLQFYNKFEIELVPDLKKAKNLDENQQKLKEGELLLNKIPASDFVVLLDENGKQLSSVDFSEFIQKRFNSGLKQVVFVIGGPYGFSEEVYKRADSRLSLSKMTFSHQMVRLFFTEQLYRAFTILKNEPYHHK
- a CDS encoding DEAD/DEAH box helicase; its protein translation is MNKFEQLGLNPAILKAVEEMGFTEPSEVQEKAIPILLQEDTDMVALAQTGTGKTAAFGFPLIHKINAQSKHTQGLILSPTRELCLQITNELKNYGKFTPGLNTVAIYGGASITDQAQQIRRGAQIIVATPGRMQDMIKRKLVDISKIEYCILDEADEMLNMGFFEDITNILSHTPNEKSTWLFSATMPREVSTIAKKFMRSPVEITVGNKNESTSNVSHEYYLVNTRDRYAALRRLADANPEIFSVIFCRTKRDTQKVAENLVEDGYNAAAIHGDLSQNQRDMVMKSFRNRQIQMLVATDVAARGIDVDDITHVINYQLPDEPEIYTHRSGRTGRAGKTGISMVIVSKSELRKIKSIERIIKKNFEQKEIPDGMKICEVQLFHLANDIKNTEINHDIDPYLPSIETVLEGLTKEEIIKKVFSVEFTRFFNHYKNAADLNSKVSNSRDRDSGSNGDSTRYFINVGTKDDFDWMSLKDYIKETLDLGRDDVSRVDVKESFSFFNTSSEMAEKVIATFENVQHQGRSVNVEVSQDTGRGGRRRSSGGGDRNRSRGKSSGDFKSRRSDSSSESGGRRRSDKPSFTRNDSKSSEGSSRRRSSDSGSTGQSSGRGGSRKKNIISSVNRRKSNKS